The following proteins come from a genomic window of bacterium:
- a CDS encoding O-antigen ligase family protein: MSELELKERHPIYRFAGWAGLALLCILVAFTFTYFAYTRRFMIGLLATAALIAPAALFLVFAHEKARLWWARILVALMPLGLLFRFGSDEFYFTPALFMFLINLFVIVLDKLQGYEGEKPKPTPLSKPLGIWLVTIIFSTLVSRFAVHGVLELIPLLLASTVYVYVRLYIRDERELESLIKAFTVGACYSLGSGYFELIKGVTYTADLSHESQSISMYADVFRVDGSFYSPNSFVYFSASCALLYSVMFFYWRNWRWKVFSLVLALSGAVLSIFTYSRGGVFGLAAGILFLTLALPPPKKRLKLYLVVVPLALAVALCVTIPVLGSRGAGLVDPQELQQVVVSTESAGQVADITSSLARPIMWYRSFEFWMNSPVWGIGHSNFEGYFNPVMPYMFRMFGFYPRHPHNIFIYALLSTGLIGLGCLITIVVKLSRYTLGGIRHRGTFIGYLSIALGSIWLLTFIQGMVDAIFVLPLTIPIAGSFFLFLASSTFVMDAVKERLALEKTTSRETPAIGP, encoded by the coding sequence GTGAGCGAGCTCGAACTAAAGGAACGTCATCCGATCTACCGCTTCGCCGGCTGGGCCGGCCTGGCCCTTTTGTGCATCCTGGTCGCCTTCACCTTCACCTACTTCGCCTACACCCGCCGGTTCATGATCGGGCTCTTGGCCACGGCGGCCCTGATAGCGCCCGCGGCGCTTTTTCTCGTCTTCGCCCACGAGAAGGCGAGGCTGTGGTGGGCGAGGATTCTGGTCGCCCTCATGCCCCTCGGCCTCCTTTTCCGGTTCGGCAGCGACGAGTTCTACTTCACGCCCGCGCTCTTCATGTTCCTCATCAACCTCTTCGTGATCGTCCTCGACAAGCTGCAGGGATACGAGGGGGAGAAGCCTAAACCCACGCCGCTCTCCAAGCCGCTGGGTATATGGCTGGTCACGATCATCTTCTCCACCCTCGTCAGCCGGTTCGCCGTCCACGGGGTGCTCGAGCTCATCCCCCTCCTCCTGGCCTCCACGGTCTACGTTTACGTCCGCCTCTACATCCGCGACGAGCGGGAGCTCGAGAGCCTGATCAAAGCCTTCACCGTGGGGGCCTGTTACTCCCTCGGCTCGGGGTACTTCGAGCTCATCAAGGGCGTGACCTACACGGCGGACCTCTCCCACGAGAGCCAGTCCATATCGATGTACGCGGACGTGTTCCGGGTTGACGGGAGCTTCTACTCACCCAACTCCTTCGTCTACTTCAGCGCGTCCTGCGCCCTTTTGTACAGCGTCATGTTCTTCTACTGGCGGAACTGGCGCTGGAAAGTATTCTCACTCGTCCTGGCCCTTTCCGGGGCGGTCCTCTCCATCTTCACCTACTCCCGCGGAGGCGTCTTCGGTCTGGCCGCCGGCATCCTGTTTCTCACCCTGGCGCTGCCGCCTCCCAAAAAGCGCCTGAAGCTCTACCTGGTGGTTGTCCCCCTCGCGCTGGCAGTGGCCCTCTGCGTCACGATACCGGTCCTGGGGTCCAGGGGGGCGGGGCTCGTTGACCCCCAGGAGCTTCAGCAGGTCGTGGTTAGCACCGAGTCGGCGGGGCAGGTGGCGGACATCACCTCATCGCTCGCCAGGCCGATAATGTGGTACCGGTCCTTCGAGTTCTGGATGAATAGTCCGGTATGGGGAATCGGCCACTCGAACTTCGAGGGGTATTTCAACCCGGTCATGCCGTATATGTTCCGCATGTTCGGGTTTTACCCCAGGCACCCGCACAACATCTTCATCTACGCTCTTCTTTCGACGGGGCTCATCGGGCTCGGGTGCCTCATCACCATCGTCGTCAAGCTGAGCAGGTACACGTTGGGCGGCATACGGCACCGCGGGACGTTCATCGGCTACCTTTCCATCGCCCTCGGCAGCATCTGGCTTCTCACCTTCATCCAGGGGATGGTGGACGCGATTTTCGTTCTTCCCCTGACCATACCCATAGCCGGTTCCTTCTTCTTATTCCTCGCTTCGAGCACCTTCGTGATGGACGCGGTGAAGGAGCGTCTCGCGCTGGAAAAAACTACTTCCCGGGAAACGCCCGCAATCGGACCGTAG
- the ileS gene encoding isoleucine--tRNA ligase, with the protein MGEKTYKDSLNLPVSDFPMRAGLPTREPERLAHWEEIGIYALLREKAKGKPSYILHDGPPYANGEVHAGTALNKVLKDVIVKYKSMRGFDTPYVPGWDCHGMPIEHKVARELGDKFREMSIGDVRRECRKFALGFVDTMRGQFKRLGVFGLWERPYLTLDRDYEATVLDAFRGLVEKGYVYKGLRPVFWCASCETALADAEVEYKDHSSHSIYVRFPVVRDPDGVFSGGHDGAYALIWTTTPWTLPANVAVAVHPRLRYLVVEHSGERYLIAEGLFGQVCRDLGWSGVKEVHALMGEELLRLVCRHPFLERDSVFVPADYVTLEQGTGLVHTAPGHGAEDFHTGREHDLPVLVPVDHAGRFTDEVGLWAGMNVFEANGPILEHMRGNGSLLYAGELVHSYPHCWRCKEPVIFRATEQWFLDVDHDDLRKRCLEVVDRVDWVPVWGRERMASMLELRPDWCLSRQRRWGVPIPGLYCTVCGELVLDARVAALARDLAAEKGSDAWFTEPIESLVPPGLVCPKCGAGGFRRETDILDVWFESGVSHLAVLKRAQDGLVWPSDMYLEGSDQYRGWFQVSLLTGMALKGEPPYGRVLTHGWVLDALGRAMHKSLGNAILPETIIGEYGADILRLWATSADYKSDISLGDEVLRRNTDAYRRIRNTWRFLLGNLHDFDPTADAVAESELFEIDRWALHRLAEVADRVTKAYENLEFYRVYHLVYNFCTVDLSAVYLDVLKDRLYCSAADSPERRAAQTALFVIADALARLTAPILVFTAEELWEQLPGEREASVHLADWPDLSEWINEKIAKRWEHLLLTRDGTPGFNTWMEEFRSAGRNSLEAAVELIPQERGTYERLKECGEKNLMDLFIVSSLAIHEPADETGEEINSPWIQYTLDGVNYVIGLKITEAEGDKCPRCWHVETLVPGLPGEPEVCRRCARELGVG; encoded by the coding sequence ATGGGAGAGAAGACCTATAAGGACTCGCTCAACCTGCCGGTTAGCGATTTCCCCATGCGGGCCGGTCTGCCCACGAGGGAGCCGGAAAGACTGGCCCACTGGGAGGAAATCGGCATCTACGCGTTGTTGCGGGAGAAAGCAAAGGGGAAGCCCTCCTACATCCTCCACGACGGGCCGCCGTACGCCAACGGCGAGGTTCACGCCGGAACCGCGCTGAACAAAGTCCTCAAGGACGTCATCGTCAAGTACAAGTCCATGCGCGGTTTCGACACCCCCTACGTGCCTGGCTGGGACTGCCACGGCATGCCCATCGAGCACAAGGTGGCCCGGGAGCTGGGTGATAAATTCCGCGAGATGTCCATCGGCGACGTGCGCCGGGAGTGCAGAAAATTCGCGCTCGGTTTCGTGGACACCATGCGCGGCCAGTTCAAGCGCCTGGGCGTCTTCGGCCTCTGGGAGAGGCCCTACCTGACCCTGGACCGCGATTACGAGGCCACGGTGCTCGATGCCTTCCGGGGGCTGGTGGAGAAGGGTTACGTCTACAAGGGGCTCCGCCCTGTGTTCTGGTGCGCCAGTTGCGAGACGGCGCTGGCCGACGCCGAGGTGGAGTATAAAGACCACTCCAGCCACTCCATCTACGTCCGCTTCCCGGTCGTCCGCGATCCGGACGGTGTTTTCTCGGGGGGCCACGACGGCGCGTACGCCCTCATCTGGACCACCACCCCCTGGACCCTGCCGGCCAACGTGGCGGTGGCGGTTCACCCCCGGCTGCGCTACCTGGTGGTGGAGCACTCGGGGGAGCGCTACCTCATCGCCGAGGGGCTTTTTGGCCAGGTCTGTCGTGACCTGGGGTGGAGCGGGGTGAAAGAGGTTCATGCGCTCATGGGTGAGGAGCTTTTACGACTGGTGTGCCGCCACCCCTTCCTGGAGCGTGATTCCGTCTTCGTGCCCGCAGACTACGTCACCCTGGAGCAGGGTACGGGGCTGGTCCACACCGCCCCGGGGCACGGGGCCGAGGACTTCCACACCGGGCGGGAGCACGATCTGCCGGTGCTGGTGCCGGTGGACCACGCCGGGCGCTTCACCGACGAGGTTGGGCTCTGGGCCGGCATGAACGTCTTCGAGGCCAACGGGCCCATCCTCGAGCACATGCGCGGCAACGGCTCGCTCCTTTACGCCGGGGAGCTCGTCCACTCCTACCCCCACTGCTGGCGCTGCAAGGAGCCGGTGATATTCCGCGCCACCGAACAGTGGTTCCTGGACGTGGACCACGACGACCTGCGGAAGCGGTGCCTGGAGGTGGTGGATCGGGTTGACTGGGTCCCGGTCTGGGGGCGGGAGCGCATGGCCAGCATGCTCGAGCTGCGCCCGGACTGGTGCCTCTCCCGCCAGCGGAGATGGGGGGTGCCGATTCCCGGACTCTACTGCACCGTGTGCGGCGAGCTGGTGCTGGACGCGCGGGTGGCCGCCCTGGCCCGGGACCTCGCGGCCGAGAAGGGCTCGGACGCCTGGTTCACCGAGCCCATCGAGAGCCTCGTCCCACCGGGGCTGGTCTGTCCGAAGTGCGGCGCCGGGGGCTTCAGGCGCGAGACCGACATCCTCGACGTCTGGTTCGAGAGCGGTGTGAGCCACCTCGCCGTCCTCAAGCGCGCCCAGGACGGCCTCGTCTGGCCCTCGGACATGTACCTGGAGGGGAGCGACCAGTACCGCGGCTGGTTCCAGGTCTCGCTCCTGACCGGCATGGCCCTGAAGGGCGAGCCGCCCTACGGCCGGGTGCTGACGCACGGGTGGGTGCTGGACGCCCTAGGCCGGGCGATGCACAAGAGCCTCGGCAACGCCATCCTGCCCGAGACCATCATCGGTGAATACGGCGCCGACATCCTGCGCCTGTGGGCCACGTCGGCCGATTACAAGAGCGACATCAGCCTGGGGGATGAGGTACTCAGGCGGAACACCGACGCCTATCGCCGCATCCGCAACACCTGGCGCTTCCTCCTGGGCAACCTCCACGATTTCGACCCGACCGCGGATGCGGTGGCCGAGTCAGAACTTTTCGAGATAGACCGCTGGGCGCTGCACCGGCTGGCCGAGGTGGCGGACAGGGTGACGAAGGCTTACGAGAACCTGGAATTTTACCGGGTGTACCACCTCGTCTACAACTTCTGCACGGTGGACCTGTCGGCAGTGTACCTGGACGTGCTGAAGGACCGGCTGTACTGTTCGGCCGCGGATTCACCCGAGCGCCGGGCGGCCCAGACCGCGCTCTTCGTCATCGCCGACGCGCTGGCCCGGCTGACGGCGCCGATTCTCGTCTTCACCGCCGAGGAGCTCTGGGAGCAGTTGCCCGGCGAGCGTGAGGCGTCGGTCCACCTGGCCGACTGGCCGGACTTGTCCGAGTGGATAAACGAAAAGATAGCCAAGCGGTGGGAGCACCTATTACTGACGAGGGATGGAACTCCGGGATTCAACACCTGGATGGAGGAGTTCAGGTCTGCCGGGCGCAACTCTCTTGAGGCCGCGGTGGAGCTGATCCCTCAGGAGCGAGGAACCTATGAGAGGTTGAAAGAATGTGGTGAGAAAAACTTGATGGACCTGTTCATCGTCTCCTCACTGGCAATCCATGAGCCGGCCGATGAAACCGGTGAGGAGATAAACTCACCGTGGATTCAGTACACTCTCGATGGCGTGAACTACGTTATCGGTTTGAAAATAACCGAGGCCGAAGGCGACAAGTGCCCGCGCTGCTGGCACGTCGAGACGCTGGTGCCGGGCCTGCCCGGGGAGCCTGAGGTCTGCCGCCGCTGCGCCCGCGAGCTGGGGGTGGGCTGA